From the Bacillus tuaregi genome, one window contains:
- a CDS encoding 4-hydroxyphenylacetate 3-hydroxylase N-terminal domain-containing protein: MENTQIISKYLKTGEMYKESLRDNRTVYYKGELIPDVTTHPVTSGGINIMAKIFDAQHQPDLKDTLTYINPQLGERVSKAWMIPRTKEELKSRRELTDFVAKETFGVFGRPFDLAPLVPVGMAAHLSKFRAKRPEYAENVLHYIDYAQKNNLMGPEVLVDPQNDRSKAAAGGARLFENELGSQIKGGNSTPALLRVVKETEEGIYISGAKAVGSVAAQGNEMILSNLMRPGLLPEESLWLSVPINAPGIHIIARETVSTDPSKSYDHPIKSRGEESDSFLVFDNVFVEKWRIFNYGVPELNELYGEVVLGVHWHVLSRLATKAELYAGAAQLIVDALGTGKIPGVRSIVSEVIQYAQTLRAYVLASEELAQLTQDEVMWPDVNMLTAGRLYGITNYPQIIHHLQELCGQGLVMRFSEEDYANPFINSKLEELLFGHEMTSKQKNLLMNFIWDITTDSHAGRVALFENVNALPAPLLRERLYHEYDRTPFMNHIRQSIGLPL; encoded by the coding sequence ATGGAAAACACTCAAATCATTTCAAAGTATTTAAAAACAGGTGAAATGTATAAAGAAAGTCTTCGTGATAATCGAACCGTCTATTATAAGGGTGAATTAATTCCGGATGTAACTACCCATCCGGTGACTAGCGGTGGTATTAATATCATGGCAAAAATTTTCGATGCCCAGCATCAGCCCGACTTAAAGGATACTCTTACTTATATCAACCCCCAGTTAGGTGAACGTGTCAGTAAAGCATGGATGATTCCAAGAACGAAAGAGGAACTCAAAAGCCGTCGGGAATTAACAGATTTTGTGGCAAAAGAAACATTTGGTGTCTTTGGCCGTCCATTTGACTTAGCTCCGCTTGTTCCAGTTGGCATGGCAGCCCATCTTTCTAAATTTCGTGCAAAGAGACCAGAGTATGCAGAGAATGTGCTTCACTATATTGATTATGCACAAAAGAATAATCTAATGGGACCAGAGGTATTAGTTGACCCGCAAAATGACCGTTCGAAAGCGGCTGCAGGTGGGGCCCGTCTCTTTGAAAATGAGCTAGGAAGTCAAATTAAAGGTGGCAATTCTACTCCTGCATTACTTCGAGTAGTAAAGGAAACGGAGGAAGGCATTTATATCAGTGGAGCAAAGGCGGTAGGATCCGTAGCAGCACAAGGAAACGAGATGATCCTTTCCAATCTAATGCGTCCAGGTTTGCTGCCGGAGGAATCTCTATGGCTGTCTGTTCCGATTAATGCACCTGGAATCCATATTATCGCTCGTGAAACCGTTTCTACGGATCCTTCTAAATCCTATGATCATCCGATTAAATCTCGCGGTGAGGAAAGCGACTCCTTCCTTGTATTTGATAATGTCTTTGTGGAGAAATGGAGAATCTTTAATTACGGCGTACCAGAGCTGAATGAATTATATGGTGAGGTTGTATTGGGTGTTCACTGGCACGTGCTTTCCCGTTTAGCAACGAAAGCTGAATTGTATGCAGGGGCAGCCCAGCTAATAGTCGATGCCTTAGGAACAGGGAAAATTCCTGGCGTTCGCTCGATTGTCTCTGAAGTCATTCAATATGCTCAAACCTTAAGAGCCTATGTACTAGCCTCTGAGGAGCTGGCACAACTTACGCAAGACGAGGTCATGTGGCCGGATGTCAATATGCTAACAGCTGGACGCCTGTACGGGATTACAAACTATCCGCAAATTATTCACCATCTCCAGGAATTATGTGGTCAAGGATTAGTGATGAGGTTCTCAGAAGAGGATTATGCCAACCCATTTATCAATAGCAAATTAGAGGAGCTTCTGTTTGGACATGAAATGACCTCTAAGCAAAAGAACCTATTAATGAACTTTATCTGGGACATTACAACAGATTCCCATGCAGGCCGTGTAGCATTATTTGAAAACGTTAATGCATTACCGGCACCACTTCTTCGCGAACGCCTCTATCATGAATACGACAGAACACCATTTATGAACCATATCCGTCAATCAATCGGACTACCGTTATAA
- a CDS encoding maleate cis-trans isomerase family protein yields the protein MKKNYRIGLVVPSSNTTMETEIPAMLQRKQQIEQEISFTFHSSRMRMQKVTKEELKLMDIESDRCAVELSDARCNVLAYACLVAIMCQGPGYHMESEQRLFNQTKQNQAPTPIVSSAGALIEGIQALGAKKVAIITPYMKPLTKQVIDYIEASGIQVTDSISLEIPDNLEVGRQNPMRLVEVVKNLDTSQADAVVLSACVQMPSLEAIQIVEDEIGKPVLSASVATVYKILKTLELDPYVPNAGALLSRKMVANASIEKGGRVHE from the coding sequence ATGAAAAAAAATTATCGTATTGGCCTTGTTGTGCCTAGCTCAAACACCACAATGGAAACGGAAATTCCCGCCATGCTTCAGCGAAAGCAGCAAATAGAGCAAGAAATATCCTTTACCTTCCATTCAAGCAGGATGCGGATGCAGAAGGTGACAAAGGAAGAGCTGAAATTAATGGATATTGAAAGCGACCGCTGTGCAGTAGAGCTTTCAGATGCAAGATGCAATGTGCTTGCCTACGCATGCCTTGTCGCGATCATGTGTCAAGGTCCTGGGTATCATATGGAATCAGAGCAGCGTTTGTTTAATCAAACGAAACAAAATCAAGCACCAACCCCGATTGTCAGCAGTGCCGGTGCATTGATTGAAGGGATTCAGGCCTTGGGAGCAAAGAAGGTTGCGATTATTACTCCTTATATGAAGCCATTAACAAAGCAAGTGATAGATTATATTGAAGCAAGCGGCATTCAAGTGACCGATTCTATTAGTCTGGAAATTCCAGATAATCTCGAGGTAGGCCGCCAGAATCCAATGCGACTCGTGGAAGTCGTGAAAAATCTAGATACAAGCCAGGCTGATGCCGTTGTTCTATCTGCGTGTGTGCAAATGCCTTCATTGGAGGCGATTCAAATCGTAGAGGATGAAATTGGAAAGCCTGTGCTTTCTGCCTCTGTCGCAACCGTCTATAAAATTTTGAAGACATTAGAGTTAGACCCATATGTTCCAAATGCAGGAGCTTTGCTGTCCAGAAAAATGGTGGCAAATGCTTCAATAGAGAAGGGAGGTCGTGTTCATGAATGA
- a CDS encoding flavin reductase family protein has translation MNELQKNFRESMSRLAAGVTLVTTEIDGRPWGLTVSASCSISMDPPLILISLANTNASTKAIMENNCFSVALLAQDQIEVALKGAKAGAPKFFEEFTERKGNAYYDIKQALANIHCKVDKVVEAGDHTIFIGLVEEVSLGDAQAPLLYFDRQFGEFQTAIKNN, from the coding sequence ATGAATGAATTACAAAAAAACTTTCGTGAATCTATGAGCCGTTTGGCTGCCGGGGTAACGCTCGTCACTACCGAAATCGATGGGCGGCCATGGGGACTTACGGTAAGTGCAAGCTGTTCAATTTCCATGGATCCTCCGCTTATCTTAATTAGTCTTGCCAATACAAATGCCAGTACAAAGGCGATTATGGAAAATAACTGTTTTAGTGTTGCTCTTCTGGCACAAGATCAAATCGAAGTAGCGCTAAAGGGAGCAAAAGCAGGGGCGCCTAAATTTTTCGAGGAATTTACCGAAAGAAAAGGAAATGCCTATTACGATATTAAACAGGCATTAGCCAATATTCATTGTAAAGTAGATAAAGTAGTGGAGGCAGGAGACCATACGATTTTTATCGGATTAGTAGAAGAGGTTTCTTTAGGTGACGCACAAGCTCCATTACTATATTTTGACCGTCAATTTGGCGAATTTCAAACAGCTATCAAAAACAATTAA
- a CDS encoding isochorismatase family protein — protein MVHEIDDQAFFQERGFGKRLGFGKKPGLIVVDMIHGFTNPSMPMGSDLSQQIEKTNQLIDTMHALKLPVFFTTIAYDDETLADSGIWYQKMEGLKTLKAGTEAVEVDSRLDFRSGDGLIVKKYASAFFGTDLIARLNANHVDTVIIVGCTTSGCIRASTVDALQYGYRPIVVRDAVGDRSQASHDQSLFDLEQKYADVMNTEAVIESISTKYQSTSINF, from the coding sequence ATGGTACATGAAATAGATGATCAAGCTTTCTTTCAAGAAAGAGGCTTCGGTAAAAGGTTAGGGTTTGGGAAGAAACCTGGTTTGATTGTAGTCGATATGATTCATGGATTTACCAATCCATCGATGCCGATGGGGTCAGACCTATCACAGCAAATTGAAAAAACAAATCAACTTATCGATACCATGCATGCTTTGAAGCTTCCAGTATTTTTTACAACCATCGCCTATGATGATGAAACGCTGGCAGATTCCGGGATATGGTATCAAAAAATGGAAGGGTTAAAAACCTTGAAAGCAGGTACAGAGGCTGTCGAGGTGGATTCCCGCCTGGACTTCCGTTCGGGTGATGGCCTGATTGTAAAAAAATATGCTTCTGCATTCTTTGGAACGGACCTTATCGCCCGTCTGAATGCCAATCATGTTGACACCGTTATTATTGTCGGCTGTACAACTTCAGGCTGTATTCGTGCTTCCACTGTTGATGCCCTGCAATATGGCTATCGTCCAATTGTTGTAAGGGATGCGGTCGGTGATCGCTCACAGGCGTCCCATGACCAAAGCCTATTTGACTTAGAGCAGAAATATGCGGATGTAATGAACACAGAGGCCGTCATCGAATCCATTTCAACTAAATATCAATCAACTTCAATTAATTTTTAA
- a CDS encoding 4-hydroxyphenylacetate 3-hydroxylase N-terminal domain-containing protein: MENIHVVSKYLKTGEMYKESLRDNRTVYYKGELIPDVTTHPVTSGGIHIMSKIFDAQHDEATRDTLTYMREDIGERVTKAWMIPRTKEDLKSRRELTDYVARETFGVFGRPFDLAPLVPVGMAAHLSKFREKRPEYAENVLHYIDYAQKNNLMGPEVLVDPQNDRSKAAAGGARLFENELGSTIKGANSTPALLRVVKETEEGIYISGAKAVGSVAAQGNEMILSNLMRPGLLPEESLWLSVPINSPGIHIVARESVSADPSKAYDHPIKSRGEETDSFLIFDNVFVEKWRIFNYGVPELNELYGDVILGAHWHILSRLATKAEIYAGAAQLIVDALGTGKIPGVRAIVSEVIQYAQTLRAYVLASEELAKPTQDEVMWPDVNMLTAGRLYGITHYPQIIHHLQELCGQGLVMRFSEEDYKNPFISGKLEELLFGREMTSKQKNLLMNFIWDITTDSHAGRVALFENVNALPAPLLRERLYHEYDRTPFMNHIRKSIGLPV; encoded by the coding sequence ATGGAAAACATTCACGTAGTATCAAAGTATCTCAAAACAGGTGAAATGTACAAGGAAAGTCTTCGTGATAACCGCACTGTTTATTATAAAGGTGAATTGATTCCAGATGTAACAACCCATCCAGTCACAAGTGGTGGTATCCATATCATGAGTAAGATATTTGATGCCCAGCATGACGAAGCCACAAGAGATACCCTCACCTATATGAGAGAGGATATTGGTGAAAGGGTAACGAAGGCATGGATGATTCCTAGAACGAAGGAGGATCTTAAAAGCCGCCGTGAATTAACTGATTATGTAGCTCGAGAAACCTTTGGTGTCTTTGGACGACCATTTGACCTGGCACCGCTTGTTCCTGTTGGAATGGCCGCACATCTTTCTAAATTTCGTGAGAAACGTCCTGAATATGCCGAGAATGTCCTTCATTATATTGATTATGCACAAAAAAATAACCTCATGGGTCCAGAGGTTTTAGTAGACCCGCAAAATGACCGTTCCAAGGCAGCTGCCGGCGGTGCGCGTCTGTTTGAGAATGAACTGGGCAGCACGATTAAAGGTGCCAACTCTACACCTGCTTTACTGCGAGTGGTAAAGGAAACAGAGGAAGGAATCTATATTAGTGGGGCGAAGGCAGTTGGGTCGGTTGCCGCGCAGGGAAATGAAATGATTCTTTCCAATTTAATGCGCCCCGGCCTGCTGCCAGAGGAATCGTTATGGCTATCTGTACCGATTAACTCACCTGGTATCCATATCGTCGCGCGTGAATCGGTTTCGGCTGATCCTTCCAAAGCTTATGACCACCCCATTAAATCACGCGGAGAGGAAACCGATTCCTTCTTAATTTTTGATAATGTGTTTGTTGAGAAATGGAGGATCTTTAACTACGGCGTGCCAGAGCTGAATGAATTATATGGTGATGTCATTCTTGGTGCTCATTGGCATATTTTATCTCGTCTTGCAACAAAGGCTGAAATCTATGCAGGGGCCGCCCAGTTGATTGTCGATGCGTTAGGAACAGGGAAAATCCCTGGCGTTCGTGCGATTGTCTCAGAGGTCATTCAATATGCTCAAACCTTAAGAGCGTATGTATTAGCCTCTGAGGAGCTGGCAAAGCCAACCCAGGATGAAGTCATGTGGCCGGATGTTAATATGCTGACAGCCGGACGGTTGTACGGAATTACGCATTATCCGCAAATCATCCATCATTTACAGGAGCTTTGTGGACAAGGATTAGTGATGAGGTTCTCTGAAGAGGATTACAAGAATCCATTTATTTCCGGCAAGTTAGAGGAGCTTCTGTTTGGACGTGAAATGACCTCCAAGCAGAAAAACCTGTTAATGAACTTTATCTGGGATATCACAACAGACTCCCATGCAGGCCGTGTCGCGTTATTTGAAAATGTAAACGCGCTGCCAGCACCGCTTCTTCGTGAACGCCTCTACCATGAATATGACAGAACACCATTTATGAACCATATTCGTAAGTCCATTGGGCTTCCTGTTTAA
- a CDS encoding alpha/beta fold hydrolase has translation MVEHTSFEDLYVEGLQAKIHLITKGDKNGIPVIFLPGISSYSLSFRKILNLMPDHYYCLSMDPRGRGLSDAPKEGYTLQDYSEDLLNVINAITDNPHPPILVGHSMGARIAAAFGSRYGSLISGIVLIDPPINGPGQREVYPNPLSMFIQQKEAVDQGKLELFRSYFPSFTEEQLTERMEEYKNNSLQAIIQSYESLLKEPFQVYVKLLTTPTLLLAAEHGDTIRENELQVLKRLNPAMETVRVKDVAHMIYKDAPEETVDYITSFVDKIINLKESGVL, from the coding sequence TTGGTTGAACATACATCCTTTGAGGATTTATACGTAGAAGGACTGCAAGCAAAGATTCACCTTATTACAAAAGGGGATAAAAATGGCATTCCTGTCATTTTCCTGCCTGGAATTAGCAGCTACAGCTTATCCTTTCGAAAAATCTTGAATTTGATGCCTGACCACTACTATTGTTTATCAATGGACCCAAGGGGTAGAGGACTGTCAGATGCACCAAAGGAAGGCTACACCCTCCAGGATTATTCGGAGGACTTACTCAATGTAATCAATGCGATCACTGATAATCCCCATCCTCCAATTCTAGTCGGACACTCTATGGGCGCTAGAATAGCGGCAGCATTTGGCAGCCGTTATGGTTCACTTATTTCCGGCATCGTCTTAATTGACCCTCCGATTAACGGTCCGGGTCAAAGAGAGGTTTATCCAAATCCACTATCTATGTTTATCCAACAAAAAGAAGCAGTAGACCAAGGGAAACTAGAACTTTTCCGCAGCTATTTTCCGTCCTTTACAGAAGAACAGCTGACAGAAAGAATGGAAGAATATAAGAATAATAGCTTACAGGCCATCATTCAATCCTATGAATCTCTCCTAAAGGAACCTTTTCAAGTATATGTCAAACTGTTAACAACACCAACCCTCCTGTTAGCAGCAGAGCATGGTGATACCATTCGCGAGAATGAGCTTCAGGTTTTAAAGCGATTGAACCCGGCAATGGAAACAGTGCGGGTGAAGGATGTTGCTCATATGATTTACAAGGATGCTCCAGAGGAAACAGTAGATTATATCACTTCTTTTGTTGATAAAATAATAAATCTAAAGGAAAGTGGTGTTTTATAA
- a CDS encoding M29 family metallopeptidase has protein sequence MSVQDEMISLFKKELELCKLKPNETVAVLTSGEIRADYAKAFLAAASQIGANAFELKLPQAARGNEGSFGITPLTDNRVAVECLKKADLVIDLVLLLFSKEQLELQEAGVRILMVVEPFDVIQRMFPKESDKKRVLFATDLLKNAKELRVTNQAGTDVTYQLGQYPILTEYGFADEPGRWDHLPSCFAAATSNDGGVEGVVVMDKGDILFPFNRYLQEQVTFTIKDGFVTNIDGGFEAMLIKDYMESFNDSRAYAISHIGWGLNERAQWHSLAFDDQVFGMDGRAFYGNVLFSLGPNSELGGSNDTPCHLDLPMKNCSLYLDGRLIVKDGDVVIEEMKPIDSQLTR, from the coding sequence ATGAGTGTTCAGGATGAAATGATCTCTCTGTTTAAAAAGGAATTGGAACTATGCAAGCTGAAGCCGAATGAAACAGTGGCGGTTTTAACCTCTGGTGAGATTCGGGCGGATTACGCCAAAGCGTTCTTAGCAGCCGCCTCGCAAATTGGTGCCAATGCCTTTGAACTGAAGCTTCCACAAGCGGCCCGTGGAAATGAAGGATCATTTGGCATCACACCGTTAACCGATAACCGAGTAGCGGTGGAATGCTTGAAAAAGGCCGACCTGGTCATTGATTTAGTCCTCTTGCTATTCTCGAAGGAACAGCTGGAGCTTCAGGAAGCCGGCGTCAGAATATTAATGGTTGTGGAGCCCTTTGATGTCATTCAAAGAATGTTTCCGAAAGAGAGTGATAAGAAACGAGTTCTGTTTGCCACAGATCTTTTAAAGAATGCAAAGGAATTAAGGGTGACAAATCAGGCCGGTACGGATGTGACGTATCAATTAGGCCAATATCCAATCTTGACGGAATACGGCTTTGCTGATGAGCCGGGAAGATGGGACCATTTGCCAAGCTGTTTTGCCGCAGCCACTTCAAATGATGGTGGGGTTGAAGGGGTGGTGGTGATGGATAAAGGAGATATCCTATTTCCATTTAACCGATACCTCCAGGAGCAGGTGACCTTCACCATCAAGGATGGCTTTGTGACCAACATTGATGGCGGCTTTGAGGCGATGTTGATTAAGGATTATATGGAAAGCTTTAACGATTCTCGTGCCTATGCGATTTCACATATTGGCTGGGGGTTGAATGAACGAGCCCAATGGCACAGTCTTGCCTTTGATGATCAAGTATTTGGCATGGATGGACGCGCGTTTTATGGGAATGTCCTGTTCTCCCTAGGGCCAAACTCTGAATTAGGTGGCAGCAATGATACCCCATGCCATCTCGACTTACCAATGAAAAATTGCTCGTTATATCTTGATGGGAGATTAATTGTGAAAGATGGCGATGTGGTCATCGAAGAAATGAAGCCAATCGATAGTCAGCTAACAAGATAA
- a CDS encoding purine-cytosine permease family protein, which translates to MAELLTNEQAGEKDDFTLDAVPVEKRMPWLSILNVTLGITGAMIFMQVAGQMALAYGSRNAIIAMVYATVINGILATIFAFFAAKTGLNSNLMARGAGYGFVGAALTSLIYASNFIVLAAIEGSIMSHAIHAYIPSLPIWLIMVILGIGIIPLNWYGMKQLNKFQKYSLPIYLILLVSGIIFALNMKVAPAATNWITFLPEGQATGGLALLTCMGVYNGIIGLQSLLTADYARYLKPKEIKFGSLLIGFLPQIGSYFIMGMVGIWFALRFAESNPGVYMVTVLGIGGAAYTVLSQLRINLINLYSGSLSLANFFSRIFHFTPGRVFWVVVTAMVALIAMLSNIIDHIGAILTFQGVSMFAWTASMVADLLIVKKVLKIGPSQIEYRRGFLRDWNPVGPIALLLGSVVGSYFAIFQQGTISAAISAFIAAGISFVVHIILAVATKGKYYDVPSPHQEPIEPTTTHI; encoded by the coding sequence ATGGCTGAGCTCCTAACAAATGAACAAGCAGGGGAAAAGGACGATTTTACACTTGATGCCGTACCAGTGGAAAAAAGAATGCCATGGCTGAGCATTCTCAATGTTACCTTAGGGATTACCGGTGCCATGATTTTCATGCAGGTAGCCGGTCAAATGGCGCTGGCTTACGGAAGCAGGAATGCTATCATTGCGATGGTTTATGCAACTGTCATTAACGGTATCTTGGCAACCATCTTTGCCTTTTTTGCCGCTAAAACGGGATTGAATTCCAATTTGATGGCCAGGGGAGCGGGATATGGCTTTGTTGGGGCTGCCCTTACTTCCTTAATCTATGCTTCAAACTTTATTGTTCTCGCGGCTATCGAAGGAAGTATCATGTCGCACGCCATTCACGCGTACATTCCTTCGCTGCCGATATGGCTGATTATGGTGATACTCGGGATTGGGATTATTCCGCTGAACTGGTATGGAATGAAGCAGTTGAATAAATTCCAAAAATATTCTCTTCCTATTTATCTGATTCTACTAGTAAGCGGAATCATCTTTGCCCTCAATATGAAGGTCGCTCCTGCGGCTACTAACTGGATTACCTTCCTGCCTGAAGGCCAAGCAACCGGCGGGTTAGCGCTATTGACCTGTATGGGAGTTTACAACGGAATTATTGGCTTGCAATCATTATTAACTGCTGATTATGCGAGATATTTAAAGCCAAAAGAAATCAAATTCGGCTCCTTACTCATCGGCTTTCTGCCGCAAATTGGATCGTATTTCATCATGGGAATGGTTGGCATTTGGTTTGCTCTTCGTTTTGCCGAATCCAATCCTGGTGTCTACATGGTTACTGTACTTGGAATTGGAGGAGCAGCTTACACCGTTTTAAGTCAGCTACGAATTAACCTCATTAATCTGTACAGCGGATCCCTCTCCTTAGCTAATTTCTTCTCAAGAATTTTTCATTTTACACCGGGCCGAGTCTTTTGGGTTGTGGTTACAGCCATGGTCGCTCTCATTGCCATGCTATCTAATATCATCGATCATATTGGTGCGATTTTAACCTTCCAGGGTGTCAGTATGTTTGCCTGGACCGCATCCATGGTGGCCGACCTGCTCATAGTCAAAAAGGTTCTGAAAATTGGACCGTCACAAATTGAATATCGCAGAGGATTTTTGAGAGATTGGAATCCGGTTGGACCGATTGCCTTACTTCTTGGTTCCGTTGTCGGATCGTACTTTGCCATATTCCAGCAAGGGACCATCTCCGCGGCTATCTCTGCCTTCATCGCCGCCGGCATTTCATTTGTTGTGCATATCATTCTAGCAGTCGCAACAAAAGGAAAATACTATGATGTCCCGTCACCACACCAGGAACCAATAGAGCCTACCACAACACATATATAA
- a CDS encoding Fe3+ hydroxamate ABC transporter substrate-binding protein, whose protein sequence is MFDEKPNCTECGKEITGDEVVFIKMRYPKHKGMTEIKAYLKNEGSFICEDCFHQKAN, encoded by the coding sequence ATGTTTGATGAAAAGCCTAATTGTACTGAATGTGGTAAAGAAATCACGGGTGACGAGGTTGTTTTTATAAAAATGCGTTATCCAAAGCATAAAGGGATGACCGAAATAAAAGCCTATCTAAAGAACGAAGGTAGTTTCATATGTGAAGATTGCTTCCATCAAAAAGCAAACTAA
- a CDS encoding NfeD family protein, with translation MGFFLMLLPVDSKAKGEVVYVVPIEETVEKGLHAFLKRAVETAEEEKADAIIFEIHTPGGAVDAAAEIGKLLTSTDVKTVAFINTQALSAGAYISLNMDEIYMVKGGTIGSAAIIDQQGNTAGKKAESYWFAEMRNAAKHAERDPIYALAMADESVDLPEYGAGKGKLLTLTSEQALEVKYAEGIVNNLEELLVQLGYSNAEVRPLELSFAEKLARFITNPVVYSILLTIGSLGLVVELYSPGFGIPGFMGLSALLLFFYGHLVAGLTGFESLILFVVGIGLILLEFFVSGGIAGILGFIAVIGSLFMASDNVIHMGISLLVAFTASIILAILLIKVFGKRLRLFQKMMLTDSTNTESGYISNISRLELVGMEGDTLTAMRPSGTILIENERIDAVSEGAFIAKGAKIRVVKAEGARIVVREIANS, from the coding sequence ATGGGCTTTTTCCTCATGCTGCTTCCTGTGGACAGTAAGGCAAAAGGGGAAGTGGTGTATGTTGTACCGATTGAAGAAACAGTGGAAAAGGGCTTGCACGCCTTTTTGAAGAGAGCTGTTGAAACGGCAGAAGAGGAAAAGGCAGACGCTATTATCTTTGAAATTCATACACCGGGTGGAGCGGTTGATGCGGCAGCTGAGATTGGCAAGCTGCTCACTTCCACCGATGTAAAGACCGTTGCTTTTATTAATACGCAAGCGCTATCCGCTGGGGCCTATATTTCACTTAATATGGATGAAATCTATATGGTGAAAGGAGGAACAATCGGCTCGGCTGCGATTATTGATCAGCAGGGGAATACAGCGGGAAAGAAAGCGGAATCCTATTGGTTTGCCGAAATGAGAAACGCAGCCAAGCATGCTGAACGTGATCCGATTTATGCACTTGCGATGGCCGATGAAAGTGTCGATTTGCCAGAGTATGGCGCCGGAAAAGGAAAGCTATTAACTCTTACCTCTGAGCAGGCTTTAGAGGTGAAGTATGCGGAAGGTATCGTGAACAACTTGGAGGAATTGCTTGTTCAGCTTGGATATTCCAACGCGGAAGTACGTCCCCTTGAACTAAGCTTTGCCGAAAAATTGGCCCGTTTTATCACGAATCCGGTTGTTTACTCCATTTTACTGACCATTGGTAGCCTGGGACTTGTCGTGGAACTGTACTCACCTGGTTTCGGTATTCCGGGATTTATGGGATTGTCAGCACTTTTACTGTTTTTCTATGGGCATCTCGTCGCAGGGCTCACGGGCTTTGAATCGCTTATCCTATTTGTCGTTGGGATTGGTCTCATCCTATTAGAGTTTTTTGTCTCGGGTGGTATTGCGGGGATTCTTGGTTTTATCGCCGTTATTGGGAGTTTGTTTATGGCATCTGACAATGTGATTCATATGGGAATCTCTCTTCTTGTTGCCTTTACGGCTTCCATCATCCTCGCTATTTTATTAATAAAGGTGTTTGGGAAAAGGCTACGCTTGTTCCAAAAAATGATGTTAACCGATTCTACGAACACAGAAAGTGGCTATATCTCGAATATAAGCCGTTTAGAATTAGTCGGAATGGAGGGCGACACGTTAACCGCCATGCGCCCATCTGGAACCATCCTCATTGAAAACGAACGAATCGACGCTGTCAGTGAAGGGGCCTTTATTGCAAAAGGAGCCAAAATCAGAGTAGTTAAAGCAGAAGGAGCGCGGATTGTTGTAAGAGAAATAGCCAATTCGTGA